The genomic stretch TGGCTGGATGGGGTGTTGGGGGCGTTGACCAGGGAGCTTGAGGTGCGTCGGTTGCGGGTGGTGGGGGAGTTGGGGTTGTTGGAGGGTCGGGTGTTGGCGTGTTTTTGTCCGTTGGGGTTGGCGTGTCATGCCGATGTGTTGTTGGTGCGGGCTAATCCGTGGTTTGAGGTGTTTCTGACTTTGCGATAGACATTCGCGTTTGATCAGACAACATCGTCGGGATCCTGTATGGGTTGAGTGTGCCTTTGCTGGCGGTGCCAGGCAAGTCGGCGGTTGCGGGCGGATTCGAGCCCGGCTTGGCGTGCTTTGCGGATGGCCTCCCCTCGTCCTTCGTGTTCGTCGTTGGGCGTGACATAGCCGATGCCGGCGTGCAACCGGACTCCGTTCCAGAATTGGCGGGTGACGGCAAGTTCGGCGCGCAGGGTGGCGGGGTCCTCGATCGCGAGCAGGTGCGGGAACTCGGCCTTGAGGTGCCCGTTGAAACTCTCGATCCAGGCTTGATCGGTCGGCGTTCCGGGGCGTCCGAAGTGCTGGGCGATCGCAGACATGGCCATGAACTCCCGCGTCGAGCCCGACGTCATCTGGGGACCGTTATCGGACACCGCGAGCAGGATCGGCCGGGCCTGGTCGTCGATGCCGATATCGACCAGGCCGTCGGCGCGTCGCTCAACGGCCTGCAGGAGTCCCTCGATGTCGAGCGCGTCGGTGAACCCGATCTCGACCTGGGTGGAGGTTTCCTCAGCGGAGACGACCTCGGTGATCCACTTGCGCGAGACCAAATCCTGAATGATCAACACTGCCATCCCCGCCCTGGTGAAGTGCGTCGTATCGTAAATCCAGATCGAGTTCGGCTTGTAGTCCACCCAATCCGGGAAGGGCTTGCGTTGAGAACGTCCAGGCTTGGGAAGTGGTCGAAAGTGCGTCCGCCAAGAACAGGACCCGACGAACACTCGACGGTGACACCCATACCCGGCCCAGATAAGAGCCGCGGTGAGCAAGCTTGCGGTGCGAGCGGTCGGTCTCGCCCCACTGGTCGAACAACGCCAAGATCTCGCTGACTTCTTCGTCGAGCAGCCCATGCATGGGCGACCCACCAGGGATCTTGTCGACCAGCTGGCCGATCGCTCGGCGAGCGATCCAGCGATGTGCCCGCAGCTCGCCGAGCTCCAACGCATGGCATGCCTGGCGCAGTGTCCAACCTTCATCGACCGCCTGGTCGAGCAAGCCCAACAGCGCCGTCTTGGTGGCCACGTCGACACGGTGTGGGACTCGGCCACTTAGCCCCAGCGCCCTTTTCCCTCGACCAACGTCAGCCGCACGGCCATCTCCTTGAGTGCCTCGGACAGCCGCGCGTTCTCGGCCTTGGCGGCATCGAGTTCGTAGTCGCGTTGGCGGGCCGCCGCGCCTGGCTTGGCTGCCGCCAGCGCGGCCAGCGCACCTTCCTTGGCGATCGTGCGGATGCGCATGATCGTCGTGCGATCCACCTGATGGTTGGCGGCGGCCTCGGCGATCGTCACCTCCTGGCGTACCAGCTGCAGCCATATCTCGTACTTCTGCGACGGGCTCAAGAACCGCTTCGGGCGACGGTGCGAGCGGTCGCCACCAGAGTTTGCTTCGGACATGATCAGATCCTCCAAG from Mycobacterium sp. HUMS_12744610 encodes the following:
- a CDS encoding integrase core domain-containing protein; the protein is MAVLIIQDLVSRKWITEVVSAEETSTQVEIGFTDALDIEGLLQAVERRADGLVDIGIDDQARPILLAVSDNGPQMTSGSTREFMAMSAIAQHFGRPGTPTDQAWIESFNGHLKAEFPHLLAIEDPATLRAELAVTRQFWNGVRLHAGIGYVTPNDEHEGRGEAIRKARQAGLESARNRRLAWHRQQRHTQPIQDPDDVV
- a CDS encoding helix-turn-helix domain-containing protein, translated to MSEANSGGDRSHRRPKRFLSPSQKYEIWLQLVRQEVTIAEAAANHQVDRTTIMRIRTIAKEGALAALAAAKPGAAARQRDYELDAAKAENARLSEALKEMAVRLTLVEGKGRWG